TGTGGGCGGCCGGCTTCTACCGGACCGCTGGTCTGCACTGGGATGCCGAGCGCATGCAGGGTGAGCCGTTCAAGTACTTCGCCTACGGCGCCGCGGTGTCCGAGGTCGAGGTCGACGGATTCACCGGCGCCTATCGGCTGCTGCGCGCCGACATCGTGCACGACGTCGGGGACAGCCTTTCTCCCCTGATCGACATCGGTCAGATCGAGGGCGGGTTCGTGCAAGGGGTGGGCTGGCTGACGCTCGAGGAGCTGCGCTGGGACGAGAGCGATGGTCCGCACCGGGGGCGGCTGAACACCCAGGCGGCCAGTACCTACAAGATCCCGAGCTTCTCGGAGATGCCGGCGCAGTTCAACGTGCACCTCTACGAGAAGGCGACCGAGTCGGGTGTGGTCTACGGCTCCAAGGCCGTCGGCGAGCCTCCGTTGATGCTGGCGTTCAGCGTGCGTGAAGCGCTGCGGGCCGCGGTGGGTGCCTTCGCCCCGCCGGGTCACAGCGTCGAGCTGGCGTCACCCGCGACCCCGGAAGCGGTCTTCTGGGCGATCGAGACGGCCCGCGCCGCCGCCGATGGGACGGTCTCCGTCCCGGTCTCTGCGATACCGGCTCGGGTGTAGCGCGATGGACTGGCTCAGTGCGGTCCAGCAACTCCGGCGGGACAACCGGCCGGGGGTGATGGTCACGCTCGTCGAGGTACGCGGTCATGCGCCGCGCGACGCGGGCGCCAAGATGGTGGTGGGGGCCGACCACCTGTGGGGCAGCGTCGGCGGCGGCAACCTGGAGGAGGCGGCCGTCCGGCGGGCTCGCGCCATGATCGCCAGTGGGGCCACGGTGCCGGAGATGCAGGAGTCCCGGCTCAATGCCCACGCCCGGAACCCGCACGGGCAGCAGTGTTGTGGCGGGGTCGTCCGGCTGCTGCTGGAACCGTTGCCGGCGCGTCCGGTGATCGCCGTGTTCGGGATGGGGCACGTCGGATTCGAGCTGGCCCGGATCCTGTCCCGGCTCGACGTGGATTTGCACCTGGTCGACTCGCGCCCGGAACAACTGGACGAGCTGCGGCTGGCCGACGTCACCGGTGGCCCGGCCCAGGTGTCCGTCCAGCATCTGGTACTAGGGGAGCAGGCGCTCGACCGGCTGCCCGCCGGCGCCCACGTGTTGATCATGACGCATGATCACGCCGAGGACTTCGCGCTGTGCGACGCCGCCCTGCGGCTCCCCGCACTGGGCAGCGTCGGACTGATCGGGTCCAGCGCGAAGTGGACGAGGTTCCAGTCGATGCTGGCCGAGGCCGGGCACGACGCGGCCGCCAT
This window of the Nakamurella panacisegetis genome carries:
- the xdhC gene encoding xanthine dehydrogenase accessory protein XdhC; translation: MDWLSAVQQLRRDNRPGVMVTLVEVRGHAPRDAGAKMVVGADHLWGSVGGGNLEEAAVRRARAMIASGATVPEMQESRLNAHARNPHGQQCCGGVVRLLLEPLPARPVIAVFGMGHVGFELARILSRLDVDLHLVDSRPEQLDELRLADVTGGPAQVSVQHLVLGEQALDRLPAGAHVLIMTHDHAEDFALCDAALRLPALGSVGLIGSSAKWTRFQSMLAEAGHDAAAIGRIRCPIGMPELPGKEPAVIAVGIAARLLEQRGRSAGPAEIADGPGSMVLT